From the Euphorbia lathyris chromosome 6, ddEupLath1.1, whole genome shotgun sequence genome, one window contains:
- the LOC136234207 gene encoding protein NRT1/ PTR FAMILY 7.3, whose protein sequence is MDCLELSKDQGNKLKVHDQERCTLDGTVDWEGRPAIKHKSGQWVAGIIILLNQALATLAFFGVGINLVLFLTRVLQQDNAEAANNVSKWTGTVYIFSLVGAFLSDSYWGRYKTCAIFQGIFVVGLVVLSLSSYLFLIRPTGCGDENTPCGKHSSMEVGLFYLSIYLIALGNGGYQPNIATFGADQFDEEDPKEGLSKVAFFSYFYLALNLGSLFSNTVLGYFEDEGMWALGFWASAGSALAALLLFLGGSARYRHFKPTGNPLSRFSQVFVAATKKWRVEMPQEPDELYAEQDCSVDGNGNGNGRRILYTHGFKFLDRAAFISSRDMDEQKQGCQNPWRLCPITQVEEVKCILRLLPIWLCTILYSVVFTQMASLFVEQGAAMKTTISNFRIPPASMSSFDILSVALFIFLYRRVLDPLVSRFKSSKSKGLTELQRMGIGLVIAVMAMVSAGIVECYRLKYTRKDCTDCSSSLSIFWQVPQYALIGASEVFMYVGQLEFFNAQTPDGLKSFGSALCMTSISLGNYVSSLLVTMVMKISTEDHMPGWIPGNLNKGHLDRFYFLLAALTSADLFVYIACARWYKNIKLEGKCPENNKEDSFDV, encoded by the exons ATGGATTGTTTGGAGCTCAGTAAGGATCAG GGTAATAAGTTGAAAGTGCATGATCAAGAAAGATGCACTCTTGATGGAACAGTTGATTGGGAAGGCCGTCCTGCTATTAAACACAAATCTGGACAGTGGGTTGCTGGAATTATCATTCTCC TGAATCAAGCTCTTGCAACTCTGGCATTCTTCGGGGTAGGAATTAACTTGGTGCTGTTCCTGACGAGAGTGTTACAGCAGGACAATGCTGAAGCTGCTAATAATGTTAGCAAATGGACCGGAACGGTTTACATCTTCTCTCTCGTTGGAGCTTTTCTCAGCGATTCCTACTGGGGAAGATACAAAACCTGTGCCATTTTTCAAGGCATTTTTGTCGTT GGTCTAGTAGTGCTGTCACTTTCATCATACCTTTTCCTAATAAGGCCTACAGGGTGTGGTGATGAAAACACTCCATGTGGGAAACATTCAAGCATGGAAGTTGGACTCTTTTACCTTTCCATTTATCTGATTGCACTAGGAAATGGAGGCTATCAACCTAACATTGCTACATTTGGTGCTGAtcaatttgatgaagaagaCCCTAAGGAAGGCCTCTCCAAAGTAGCCTTTTTTAGCTACTTCTACTTAGCTTTGAACTTGGGTTCCCTTTTCTCCAACACAGTTTTGGGTTACTTTGAGGATGAAGGAATGTGGGCATTAGGCTTTTGGGCATCAGCAGGTTCTGCCTTGGCTGCTCTGCTCTTGTTTCTTGGAGGATCAGCAAGGTACAGACATTTTAAGCCTACCGGAAATCCCCTCTCGAGATTCAGCCAAGTTTTTGTTGCTGCAACCAAGAAGTGGAGGGTGGAGATGCCCCAGGAACCAGACGAATTATACGCTGAACAAGATTGTTCTGTCGATGGCAATGGCAACGGCAATGGAAGAAGAATACTCTATACACATGGATTCAA GTTCTTGGATAGAGCAGCTTTCATCTCATCGAGAGATATGGATGAGCAGAAGCAGGGATGTCAAAACCCTTGGCGTCTTTGTCCGATTACACAAGTGGAAGAAGTTAAATGCATACTGAGACTACTCCCAATTTGGCTCTGCACCATATTGTATTCAGTTGTCTTTACACAAATGGCTTCTCTGTTTGTAGAACAAGGTGCTGCCATGAAAACTACAATCTCAAACTTCAGAATCCCTCCCGCTAGCATGTCTAGCTTCGACATTCTCAGTGTTGCACTTTTCATTTTCCTTTATCGCCGAGTTCTTGATCCACTTGTGAGCAGATTTAAGAGCTCAAAATCAAAAGGGTTGACTGAGCTGCAAAGAATGGGGATTGGCCTAGTGATAGCGGTAATGGCAATGGTTTCTGCCGGGATTGTAGAGTGCTATAGACTCAAGTATACAAGAAAAGACTGCACAGATTGCTCAAGTTCCTTGAGCATCTTCTGGCAAGTTCCTCAGTATGCACTTATCGGGGCATCCGAAGTTTTCATGTATGTCGGACAACTCGAGTTCTTTAATGCACAAACTCCGGATGGACTAAAGAGCTTCGGAAGTGCACTATGTATGACATCAATCTCATTAGGAAACTACGTGAGTAGCTTGCTCGTGACTATGGTGATGAAGATTTCAACTGAAGATCACATGCCCGGATGGATCCCAGGGAATCTGAACAAGGGTCATCTAGATAGGTTTTACTTTCTCTTAGCAGCATTAACATCTGCAGACTTGTTTGTCTACATAGCATGTGCAAGATGGTACAAGAACATCAAGCTGGAAGGAAAATGTCCAGAAAACAACAAGGAAGACAGCTTCGACGTCTAG